In the Armatimonadota bacterium genome, GGGGCAACTACATGGTCCAGCAGCAGCGGCGGCCCATGAGAGCAAAGTCTTGGGGCCTGGCCCGATTCTCGGAGCGTTACTGTGGCCCATTTCGGAGTTCGTCGATGTTGGTGGGCGTAGTCCTGGTGTGTTTCTTGCCATGTCACGTGGGCTCGTGAGGGAGAGGCCGTGGGGGTTTCACGCTGGCATCGCGGGCGCGGGATACCTGACGCTTGGCATTGGGGGAACGGTTGTACTTGCTGCGGGCCTAGGGTTCATCGCGGCTCGTGCGTATGAGGCTGCCAAGACCTCAATCCCGGTGCTGCCATCGATCGTCATGTGGTACGTGATTCGGATTTTCTTCGAGGGCATCGAGAAATGGGGGGAGATGATCGTCGTAGTGGGCATGGCAGGGGTTCTCTTGTGGGTCGGGAAGGCCACTCGTTTGCGAGCTGTTGGTTGAATGCGTTGGCGGGCGCCTGTGAAGAGGTATGACGGCTAACTAAAGTGGCCGGCAACAGCGCGGAGCCCGAGTGAGGGTGGCGGAGGCTACGAGGGAGCGTGTCTGGGTTCTATCGCCTAGTCATCCTTGAGATCTGGTGCCCTGACCTCACCACCGCGGCGGGCGTCGAGTGGTACCGCTACGAACTCGGTCGTGACTTTCCGTGGGTCCTTGAGGACGACCGAATCGTGGTCGAGGCGTGGGGCCTGCGGCGCCGGCCCGGCGCGAGCGAGGACCCGAAGCTGGGCGCGCGGGGGCCCGTCGTACCGTGGAACCTGCCGGCACCGATCGCCGTGCCGCTGGCCTGGCTCGCCCACCGTGTCCTGGCCTTGACGAGACGCGGTCCTGGTGTGTTCGTCGCGCCCACCCCATACAGCGCCGTTGGCATCGCCGGACTCGGTTCGCGCCGCGCCGGCCCCGCCTTGGTTGTCCGCGTGCAAGGCAATCCCGCAAGCAAACAGTTCAGGGTGCGGGGCCGCCGCTGGGCCGCCCAGCTGCTCCGCAGACTCGAGCGCGCCGTTCTGCGCCGGGCAAGCCTCGTGGTCCCGATGGGGCGCTTCACGCGGCACTTGGCACAAGCCGCCGGGGTCCCGTCGGAGCGGATCGTCGAGCTCCCCTTCCCGACGTCGTGGAGGGAGACCGTTCTCACACCCGGGCGGAAATCGCCCAACCCGCTCGTTACGTGCGCAGCGCGACTGGTGCCGGAGAAGGGCGTCGACATGCTGCTGCGGGCGTGGGGACGGGTGGTCCAAGCCATCCCGCAAGCCGTGTTGGAGGTGGCCGGGGACGGGCCGGAGCGTGCGCGTCTTGAGGGGATGGCATCGCGCCTCGGTCTGGAGGATCGCGTGCGGTTCCTTGGTTGGGTGGCCTCCCACGACATGCCCCAGCTCTACCG is a window encoding:
- a CDS encoding glycosyltransferase family 4 protein, encoding MSGFYRLVILEIWCPDLTTAAGVEWYRYELGRDFPWVLEDDRIVVEAWGLRRRPGASEDPKLGARGPVVPWNLPAPIAVPLAWLAHRVLALTRRGPGVFVAPTPYSAVGIAGLGSRRAGPALVVRVQGNPASKQFRVRGRRWAAQLLRRLERAVLRRASLVVPMGRFTRHLAQAAGVPSERIVELPFPTSWRETVLTPGRKSPNPLVTCAARLVPEKGVDMLLRAWGRVVQAIPQAVLEVAGDGPERARLEGMASRLGLEDRVRFLGWVASHDMPQLYRRAWAVVLPSRWEEGLGMCLVEGGLAGCALVGTDLGGIREIVRPGRNGTLVPPEDPEALARALEGLLSRPAVAAAYGQAAREDALAYLGRREEALIELQRRMEELLGIS